One part of the Bicyclus anynana chromosome 8, ilBicAnyn1.1, whole genome shotgun sequence genome encodes these proteins:
- the LOC112045136 gene encoding putative fatty acyl-CoA reductase CG5065, protein MTFLEDRDLHDVPGIPEYYRGKTIFITGGTGFMGKVLIEKLLYSCTDLDRIYLLIRPKKGVKAEDRLAELYASSCFDRLRKEKPGVFESKVYFIAGDCSEMGLGLSAEDRILLINRTNIIYHAAASVRFDDLLKVSVKLNLRGAIELIELAKEMQHLESLVHISTSYCNTNRDIVEEVIYPPHADWREMLEICENIDDHTLNILTAKYLGEMPNTYSFVKQLAENMIFEQKGHLPVVIIRPSVVISTYREPMPGWVDNFNGPVGIMVASGKGILRTLYASVDNSLDYIPVDIAIKSIIVASWIRGTKKVEPTDDIPIYNTCNNDMAYSLSVKDIIKHGHEHTKESPLDNMVWSVGVTIVPNKSLHYITVILLHLLPAILLDTLLRLAGKKPMLLKIQRRIYISNMVLSLYLTKQWTFSITNFLHLRTKIKEEDKEHFYYVMEGVDVENDFFLNCIIGCRKYLLKEKEEDLPKAKTHYTRITLLANVVKYLFYGWLLWWFMHTGFMRNILLTINNNYVKMYDL, encoded by the exons ATGACTTTCCTGGAAGACAGAGACCTTCACGATGTTCCTGGTATACCAGAGTATTACAGGGGGAAGACCATTTTCATAACCGGTGGCACAG GCTTCATGGGGAAAGTGCTAATAGAAAAATTACTGTACTCGTGTACTGATTTGGATAGAATTTATCTGCTGATCAGACCTAAGAAAGGTGTTAAGGCTGAAGATAGGCTGGCTGAACTATATGCATCATCA TGTTTCGATCGTCTCCGAAAGGAAAAGCCGGGTGTTTTCGAGTCCAAAGTTTACTTCATAGCTGGAGACTGCAGCGAAATGGGACTAG GTTTATCAGCGGAAGACAGGATATTGTTGATTAATAGAACCAACATTATATACCACGCTGCTGCCAGCGTGCG aTTCGACGATCTATTGAAAGTGTCAGTGAAACTCAATCTCCGAGGCGCCATAGAGTTAATCGAATTAGCTAAAGAAATGCAACATTTAGAG AGTTTAGTCCACATATCGACGTCATACTGCAATACTAACCGCGACATCGTGGAAGAGGTTATATACCCCCCTCACGCTGACTGGAGAGAGATGCTGGAGATTTGTGAGAACATAGATGACCATACTCTGAACATTCTGACTGCCAA ATACTTGGGAGAAATGCCAAACACATATTCATTCGTTAAACAATTGGCTGAGAACATGATATTTGAACAAAAAGGACATCTCCCTGTAGTCATAATTAGACCGTCTGTTG TTATATCAACCTACCGTGAACCGATGCCAGGGTGGGTCGATAACTTTAACGGGCCAGTTGGAATTATGGTCGCTTCTGGAAAAG gTATACTTCGCACTTTGTACGCCAGTGTCGACAATTCATTAGACTATATCCCAGTGGACATAGCTATCAAGAGTATTATAGTAGCATCATGGATTAGAGGAACCAAAaa AGTGGAACCAACAGATGACATTCCTATCTACAACACGTGTAACAACGACATGGCATACTCCTTGTCTGTGAAAGATATAATAAAGCATGGTCATGAACATACCAAGGAATCGCCTCTTGATAATATGGTTTGGAGCGTTGGTGTTACCATCGTACCTAATAAATCTTTACATTATATAACG gtgATATTACTACATCTGTTACCCGCTATTTTGCTCGACACATTGTTACGGTTGGCCGGAAAAAAACCAAT gtTGTTAAAAATCCAACGTCGCATATATATCAGTAACATGGTCTTATCACTGTACCTAACCAAACAGTGGACATTCTCCATCACGAACTTTCTGCATCTTCGGACAAAGATAAAGGAGGAAGACAAAGAACACTTTTACTATGTGATGGAAGGAGTTGACGTAGAGAACGACTTCTTCCTCAACTGCATTATTggttgtagaaaatatttactgaaGGAGAAGGAGGAAGATCTACCTAAAGCCAAAACACATTACACGAG AATCACTCTTTTGGCGAATGTGGTGAAATATCTGTTCTACGGCTGGCTGCTCTGGTGGTTTATGCACACTGGTTTTATGCGCAATATCTTATtaacgataaataataattatgtcaaaatgTATGATTTATAA
- the LOC112045135 gene encoding fatty acyl-CoA reductase 1-like translates to MTFLEDRDLDGVPTIPEYYRGKTIFITGGTGFMGKVLLEKLLYSCSDLDRIYLLLRPKKGVKPENRLAALYASPCYDRLRRERPGVFESKVYFVAGDCSEIGLGLSEEDRTLIVNRTQIIFHVAASVRFDDPLKVAANLNLRGTREMIELAKEVQNLECFVHVSTTYCNTNRDPIEEILYPPLADWRETLEICESLDDKTVNILSPKYLGEMPNTYVFTKQLAEHVVNEQRGKLPIVIIRPSVVISSYEEPMPGWIENFNGPVGILVASGKGILRTLYCNPVVTADYIPVDVAIRGFIAASWIRGTKKFEPMDDIPIYHSCASSLNQITTGEIFDVGHKIIATYPLDDIIMGGGGSITDSKFIYSTKVILLHVLPALLIDTLLWICGKKTMVLKIQRRIYSANCALAYYLTQQWSFSNQNFIYLRSKLKDEDKEQFYYEIKKIDRQEFYKHSCIGARRYLLKEKDEDLPKARAHYNRVMLFDKLITCLFYGCLLWWVLRSQFLSNVIDKFL, encoded by the exons GTTTCATGGGCAAAGTGTTGTTGGAAAAGCTGCTGTATTCCTGCAGTGATCTGGACAGGATCTACTTACTTCTGAGACCCAAGAAGGGTGTGAAGCCTGAAAATAGGCTGGCCGCTTTATACGCCTCCCCA TGCTATGACCGACTCCGCAGAGAAAGACCAGGAGTTTTCGAGTCTAAGGTGTACTTCGTAGCGGGAGATTGCAGCGAAATTGGACTAG GTTTATCAGAAGAGGATCGCACTCTGATAGTGAATAGAACTCAAATTATCTTCCACGTTGCAGCTAGCGTTAG ATTTGATGATCCTTTGAAAGTAGCAGCTAATCTAAATCTCAGAGGCACGAGGGAAATGATAGAATTAGCTAAAGAAGTGCAAAATCTAGAA TGCTTCGTCCACGTATCGACGACTTACTGTAACACCAACCGAGATCCTATAGAGGAGATCTTGTATCCTCCTCTAGCGGACTGGAGAGAGACGCTGGAGATATGCGAAAGCCTGGATGACAAAACTGTGAACATTTTGTCGCCAAA ATATCTCGGCGAGATGCCCAATACTTACGTGTTCACGAAGCAGTTGGCGGAGCACGTGGTGAACGAACAGAGAGGGAAACTGCCCATCGTCATCATCAGGCCGTCTGTTG TAATATCGAGCTACGAAGAGCCGATGCCTGGATGGATTGAAAACTTTAATGGGCCGGTCGGCATTTTAGTTGCTAGTGGAAAAG gtATTCTTCGCACTCTGTATTGCAATCCTGTGGTCACTGCGGACTACATACCGGTGGACGTGGCTATCAGGGGTTTCATAGCAGCGTCGTGGATCAGAGGGACCAAGAA GTTTGAACCGATGGACGATATTCCGATCTACCACAGCTGTGCCAGTTCGTTGAACCAAATAACCACGGGGGAAATATTTGATGTAGGCCACAAAATCATTGCCACGTACCCCTTGGACGATATTATCATGGGAGGCGGCGGCTCTATAACTGACTCTAAGTTTATTTATTCTACTaag GTAATATTGCTACATGTTCTACCGGCGCTATTGATTGATACCTTACTGTGGATATGCGGAAAGAAAACAAT GGTTCTCAAAATCCAACGCCGCATATATTCGGCAAACTGCGCATTGGCGTACTATCTCACCCAGCAATGGTCGTTCTCCAACCAGAACTTCATTTATCTCCGATCAAAGTTAAAGGATGAGGATAAAGAACAGTTCTAttatgaaattaagaaaatagaCAGACAAGAGTTCTATAAACACTCTTGTATAGGCGCGAGGCGGTATCTGTTGAAAGAAAAGGATGAGGACTTGCCTAAAGCTAGGGCACATTACAACAG aGTCATGCTGTTTGACAAACTGATTACCTGTTTATTCTATGGCTGCCTACTCTGGTGGGTCCTACGCAGTCAGTTCCTAAGCAATGTCATCGATAAAttcttgtaa